Proteins encoded together in one Terriglobus saanensis SP1PR4 window:
- a CDS encoding DNA-directed RNA polymerase subunit alpha produces MLWRGFQKPKRLAVEGETLTEKYGKFSAQPFERGFGTTIGNGLRRTLLSSIEGAAVTAVRLEGVLHEFQSITGVVEDATDIILNLKQIPFKLNGEGPKALYLRVDQPGVVTSGMIEADGDVEILDKDVYIATVSEGGKMDMEMRLKRGRGYVSADKNFDPDLGIGFIPVDSVHSPVRKVNYTVDAARLGQITDYDKLTIEIWTNGTVLPADALGLSAKLLKDHMTIFINFEEEMEAGLDGSHDGPAMRNDNLNRSVEELELSVRSYNCLKNANIATIGELIQKTEAEMLKTKNFGRKSLNEIKEILAQMGLSLGMKIDESGNPVPGPTSILPAATLAASFGNFDDEDDDDVEDDLELDGAAETENF; encoded by the coding sequence ATGCTCTGGAGAGGTTTTCAAAAACCGAAGCGCCTTGCAGTTGAGGGCGAAACGCTCACCGAGAAGTATGGCAAGTTCAGCGCGCAGCCGTTCGAGCGCGGGTTCGGAACGACGATCGGCAACGGTCTTCGTCGCACACTGCTTTCTTCCATCGAAGGCGCAGCTGTAACAGCTGTCCGTCTCGAAGGTGTACTGCACGAGTTTCAGTCGATCACTGGCGTAGTTGAAGATGCGACCGACATCATCCTGAACCTGAAACAGATCCCGTTCAAACTGAATGGCGAAGGCCCGAAGGCGCTGTACCTGCGCGTCGACCAGCCTGGTGTTGTCACCTCCGGCATGATCGAGGCTGACGGCGATGTAGAGATTCTCGACAAGGACGTGTACATCGCGACCGTGTCCGAGGGTGGAAAGATGGACATGGAGATGCGCTTGAAGCGCGGCCGTGGCTATGTCTCCGCAGACAAGAACTTTGATCCGGATCTCGGCATCGGATTCATTCCGGTCGACTCCGTTCACTCGCCTGTGCGTAAGGTGAACTACACCGTGGACGCAGCGCGTCTCGGTCAGATCACCGACTACGACAAGTTGACCATCGAGATCTGGACGAACGGCACCGTGCTTCCTGCGGACGCCCTCGGCCTCTCGGCCAAGCTGCTCAAGGACCATATGACCATCTTCATCAACTTTGAAGAGGAGATGGAAGCTGGTCTGGATGGCTCGCACGATGGTCCGGCGATGCGCAACGATAACCTGAACCGCTCGGTCGAAGAGTTGGAGCTTTCGGTACGCAGTTACAACTGCCTGAAGAACGCCAACATCGCGACCATCGGCGAGCTGATCCAGAAGACCGAAGCCGAAATGCTGAAGACCAAGAACTTTGGTCGCAAGAGCCTGAACGAGATCAAGGAAATCCTTGCTCAGATGGGTCTCTCGCTTGGCATGAAGATCGACGAGAGCGGCAACCCTGTTCCCGGACCGACCTCCATTCTGCCGGCAGCGACGCTTGCTGCCAGCTTCGGCAACTTTGACGACGAAGACGACGATGACGTGGAAGACGACCTCGAACTCGACGGCGCGGCAGAGACGGAAAACTTCTAA
- a CDS encoding VanZ family protein, which produces MPIPAKSPSRRRFLVSTWWPVVVMLLVIVRESTASFGGDHTGRILRPIWQALFGVVTNREWDHIHHHLRKTGHFLGYGAQGLAWLRAWLRTWQPRFAWEAWRERWRWALQMALLNTMLVAALDEVHQSFLPNRTGLVSDVLLDSSGAALMLVIAFFFRWVKQKTARDVRPLAVVSEPS; this is translated from the coding sequence ATGCCTATCCCTGCAAAATCCCCGTCGCGAAGACGCTTCCTCGTATCGACCTGGTGGCCGGTTGTAGTGATGCTGCTTGTTATCGTGCGCGAGTCGACGGCGAGCTTTGGCGGCGACCATACGGGACGCATCCTGCGCCCCATCTGGCAGGCCCTCTTTGGCGTTGTAACGAATAGAGAGTGGGACCATATTCACCACCACCTCCGTAAGACCGGCCACTTCCTCGGCTATGGGGCGCAGGGGCTGGCGTGGCTTCGCGCCTGGTTGCGCACGTGGCAACCTCGCTTTGCCTGGGAGGCCTGGCGTGAGCGCTGGCGGTGGGCTTTGCAGATGGCGCTTCTCAACACGATGCTTGTTGCCGCCCTAGACGAAGTACATCAGTCCTTCCTCCCCAACCGGACAGGACTGGTAAGCGATGTTCTGCTGGACTCGTCGGGCGCTGCGCTGATGCTGGTGATCGCCTTTTTCTTTCGCTGGGTTAAACAGAAAACGGCGAGGGACGTTCGTCCGCTCGCCGTCGTTTCCGAACCTTCTTAG
- the rplQ gene encoding 50S ribosomal protein L17 yields the protein MRHRNAGFKLGRNPSHRRALLRNLVTSVLIEDRVETTVTKAKAVRPLVEKMITLGKRGDVHARRQALAFMMTPESVTRLFAVVAPRYTDRNGGYLRITRSGFRKGDGGEKAFIELLGAETELDEKRQKQADARTKKREELQKQMEANGGGELGEEPAA from the coding sequence ATGCGGCATCGCAATGCAGGATTCAAACTCGGACGTAATCCCAGCCACCGTCGCGCTTTGCTGCGCAACCTGGTCACCTCGGTTCTGATCGAGGATCGCGTCGAAACCACCGTGACCAAGGCCAAGGCAGTACGGCCCCTGGTTGAGAAGATGATTACTCTGGGCAAGCGCGGCGACGTACATGCGCGCCGTCAGGCACTGGCGTTCATGATGACGCCGGAATCTGTTACGCGTCTGTTCGCTGTGGTCGCTCCCCGTTACACCGACCGCAACGGCGGCTACCTGCGCATCACGCGCTCTGGCTTCCGCAAGGGCGATGGCGGCGAGAAGGCCTTCATTGAGCTCCTCGGAGCCGAGACCGAACTGGATGAGAAGCGCCAGAAGCAGGCAGATGCTCGCACGAAGAAGCGCGAAGAACTGCAGAAGCAGATGGAAGCAAATGGCGGCGGCGAGCTGGGCGAAGAGCCCGCAGCGTAG
- a CDS encoding ferritin-like domain-containing protein produces MGLRDVLIDELRDLYSAENQLVKALPKMAKGAKDPSLKASLSNHLEETKGQVLRLRQAFEILGKKATGEHCNGMEGLIEEGQDALEKDEEGATLDVCIIGAASRVEHYEIAGYTASIEIAKALGERDVVALLTETLNEELVASKTLQGAGKVLIKQSAADSKVNEDGDKKPKSAKEKTSDKKSKEDEKKASPSIR; encoded by the coding sequence ATGGGCTTGAGAGACGTATTGATTGATGAGTTGCGCGACCTGTACAGCGCTGAAAACCAGCTGGTAAAAGCACTCCCCAAAATGGCCAAGGGCGCGAAAGATCCGTCCCTGAAGGCTTCGCTTTCGAACCACCTCGAAGAGACCAAGGGCCAGGTTCTTCGCCTGCGTCAGGCCTTTGAGATCCTCGGCAAGAAAGCAACGGGCGAGCACTGCAACGGTATGGAAGGCCTGATTGAAGAGGGTCAGGACGCCCTGGAGAAGGACGAAGAGGGTGCAACGCTCGACGTCTGCATCATCGGCGCAGCCTCTCGCGTAGAGCACTACGAGATTGCTGGCTACACCGCTTCGATCGAGATCGCCAAGGCACTTGGCGAACGCGATGTCGTTGCGCTGCTGACAGAGACGCTCAACGAAGAACTCGTCGCTTCCAAGACCCTCCAGGGTGCGGGCAAGGTGCTGATCAAGCAGTCTGCCGCGGACTCCAAGGTCAATGAGGACGGAGACAAAAAGCCGAAGTCGGCCAAGGAAAAGACCTCCGACAAGAAGAGCAAGGAAGACGAGAAAAAGGCATCGCCCAGCATCAGATAG
- a CDS encoding DUF2911 domain-containing protein yields MKKILLATVLGCCALGAAAQTMSTTHMTQEKDKQGAALPSPRMETSAMLGKAKITISYGSPSIKGREMSTLVPTGKIWRLGANEATSLTSSGDLMIGTQHVPAGSYTLFIMPTETGWMLAINKQTGQWGLTYDESQDLGRTPLKSATLPSSQEKLSISIEDIKGGMGQLHIKWGTVNASTMIMAH; encoded by the coding sequence ATGAAGAAGATTTTGCTCGCCACAGTTCTTGGTTGTTGCGCGTTAGGTGCAGCCGCGCAGACCATGTCCACGACACACATGACGCAGGAGAAAGACAAGCAGGGCGCAGCCCTTCCCAGTCCTCGCATGGAAACCTCCGCCATGCTGGGCAAAGCAAAGATCACCATCAGCTATGGCTCGCCCAGCATCAAGGGCCGCGAGATGAGCACGCTCGTTCCCACGGGAAAGATCTGGCGTCTTGGCGCAAATGAGGCCACATCCCTGACTTCTTCGGGAGATCTGATGATCGGAACCCAGCACGTCCCGGCGGGCAGCTACACCCTCTTCATCATGCCCACGGAGACCGGCTGGATGCTCGCCATCAACAAGCAGACGGGCCAGTGGGGCCTGACTTACGACGAATCGCAGGATCTTGGACGTACCCCATTGAAGTCCGCAACGCTGCCCTCATCCCAGGAGAAGCTCTCGATCAGCATCGAAGACATCAAGGGCGGCATGGGTCAGCTTCACATCAAGTGGGGCACGGTGAATGCTTCCACGATGATCATGGCGCACTAG